The proteins below come from a single Aegilops tauschii subsp. strangulata cultivar AL8/78 chromosome 6, Aet v6.0, whole genome shotgun sequence genomic window:
- the LOC109737893 gene encoding G-type lectin S-receptor-like serine/threonine-protein kinase At1g34300: MSTTPFPFPTDNAPPSFGDDFNKQVSRTTNSFLTIIVVVSVLSILGSVAIVYFVYRCVKKNGLPAININTTSPAPAGSTTLYAVVPDSQIRDATVERFLKEIAGEKPIRFTPQQLSGFTNNYSARLGAGGFGAVYKGMLPNGLMVAVKRLHPGHDDRTSQEQFMAEVGTIGRTHHINLVRLFGFCYDAGVRALVYEYMEHGALDSYLFDRSRYVGFQTLRAIAVGVARGLRYLHEECQQKIVHYDIKPGNVLLDGGLTPKVADFGLAQLLNRADTHKTVSGMRGTPGYAAPEMWMQAGATEKCDVYSFGILLFEILGRRRNFDEAAPESQQWFPKLAWTKYESGELMEVVASCDGACEEDKKAAHRMCEVAFWCVQQQPEARPPMGVVVKMLEGEMDIAPPANPFQHLMATPAAANLWTTGTSTVNSVSTSANGVPRGSDEIV, translated from the exons ATGTCTACCACCCCCTTCCCGTTCCCCACTGACAACGCACCACCATCATTCGGCGACGATTTTAACAAACAAGTCTCCAGAACCACCAACTCATTCCTTACCATCATCGTCG TTGTTTCGGTGCTGAGCATCCTGGGATCCGTCGCCATAGTCTACTTCGTGTACAGGTGCGTCAAGAAGAACGGCCTCCCGGCCATCAACATCAACACCACCAGCCCCGCGCCGGCGGGGAGCACGACGCTGTACGCTGTGGTGCCGGACTCCCAGATACGGGACGCCACCGTCGAGCGGTTCCTCAAGGAGATCGCCGGCGAGAAGCCCATCCGGTTCACTCCGCAGCAGCTCTCGGGCTTCACCAACAACTACTCCGCCCGGCTCGGCGCCGGCGGCTTCGGCGCAGTCTACAAGGGCATGCTTCCCAACGGCCTCATGGTCGCCGTGAAGCGCCTCCACCCCGGCCACGACGACAGGACCTCGCAGGAGCAGTTCATGGCGGAGGTGGGCACCATCGGGAGGACGCATCACATCAACCTGGTCAGGCTGTTCGGCTTCTGCTACGACGCCGGCGTGCGCGCGCTGGTGTACGAGTACATGGAGCACGGCGCGCTCGACTCGTACCTCTTCGACCGGAGCCGCTACGTCGGCTTCCAGACATTGCGCGCCATCGCCGTCGGCGTCGCCAGGGGGCTCCGGTACCTCCACGAGGAGTGCCAGCAGAAGATCGTGCACTACGACATCAAGCCCGGCAACGTCCTCCTCGACGGCGGCCTCACGCCCAAAGTGGCCGACTTCGGCCTCGCGCAGCTGCTGAACCGGGCGGACACGCACAAGACCGTCTCTGGGATGCGCGGCACGCCCGGGTACGCCGCGCCGGAGATGTGGATGCAGGCCGGCGCCACCGAGAAGTGCGACGTCTACAGCTTCGGCATCCTCTTGTTCGAGATCCTCGGCCGGAGGAGGAACTTCGACGAGGCCGCGCCGGAGAGCCAGCAGTGGTTCCCAAAGCTGGCGTGGACGAAGTACGAGAGCGGCGAGCTAATGGAAGTCGTGGCGAGTTGTGACGGCGCGTGCGAGGAAGACAAGAAGGCAGCGCATAGGATGTGCGAGGTGGCGTTCTGGTGTGTGCAGCAGCAGCCGGAGGCGAGGCCGCCGATGGGTGTGGTGGTGAAGATGCTCGAGGGCGAGATGGACATTGCTCCGCCCGcgaacccgttccagcatctcaTGGCAACGCCGGCGGCGGCGAACCTGTGGACCACGGGGACGAGCACCGTGAACTCAGTGTCGACCTCGGCAAATGGTGTTCCTCGTGGTAGCGACGAGATCGTTTAA